One window of Chloroflexus aggregans DSM 9485 genomic DNA carries:
- a CDS encoding PQQ-dependent sugar dehydrogenase — MTHSQRVILLLAVVSIGLITSNVVIAQTTTFDWRSDWAVAEGFTIVEDTNGYTFPSAIAFVPQPGPDPKDPLYFVTELRGTIKVVTNDRSVYTFAENIFHFQPTAELPSGRGQGGMGGLCLDPAHGYVFVTFLYNDANGWMRNNIVRYQTKPGTFGLTPDGFMAFTDVFAKYESGLAHHIGACQVVGDQLFVGIGEAWQPHLARDPDQMVGKIYRMSLDGKPLPDNPFYVDDDITKARNYVWATGFRNPYALKVVNDRVFVGDNGVGTDRFVEVQRGEDYGWNGQEHSIHITGGICLGTKPGTDHIAVSTTR; from the coding sequence ATGACGCATAGTCAACGTGTGATCTTACTGCTCGCTGTGGTCAGCATTGGCTTGATAACAAGTAACGTTGTGATAGCGCAAACGACTACGTTCGATTGGCGTAGTGATTGGGCAGTAGCCGAGGGATTTACCATTGTCGAAGATACAAACGGTTATACATTCCCCAGCGCGATTGCTTTTGTTCCGCAACCCGGCCCTGATCCGAAAGATCCGCTCTATTTTGTAACCGAACTGCGCGGAACAATTAAAGTCGTGACCAATGATCGCAGTGTGTATACCTTTGCCGAGAACATTTTCCATTTTCAACCAACCGCAGAATTGCCTTCTGGACGTGGGCAAGGCGGTATGGGCGGGTTATGTCTCGATCCGGCGCATGGCTACGTTTTCGTTACGTTTCTATACAACGATGCCAACGGGTGGATGCGCAACAACATTGTACGCTACCAGACCAAACCCGGCACGTTTGGTCTAACGCCAGATGGTTTTATGGCATTTACCGACGTGTTTGCCAAATACGAATCGGGATTAGCTCATCATATTGGTGCCTGTCAAGTCGTTGGTGATCAACTGTTTGTCGGGATTGGGGAGGCGTGGCAACCGCATTTAGCTCGCGATCCTGATCAGATGGTCGGCAAGATTTACCGCATGAGTCTCGATGGTAAGCCGTTACCTGACAACCCATTTTACGTCGATGATGACATAACCAAGGCGCGTAATTATGTGTGGGCAACGGGGTTTCGCAACCCGTATGCCCTGAAGGTCGTGAATGACCGTGTGTTTGTCGGTGATAATGGCGTAGGCACCGATCGCTTTGTCGAAGTACAGCGCGGTGAAGATTATGGCTGGAATGGTCAAGAGCACAGCATCCATATTACGGGCGGCATATGTTTGGGTACCAAGCCTGGCACCGACCATATTGCAGTATCTACCACCCGATAA
- a CDS encoding VanZ family protein, which produces MSRWCDARDPRLVRYGVALLLPVLVGIFSLTLYPFDFSDPWPPQPWYVLGFGFSHGVDMLQNVILFVPLGVALSWVLAGFGMGRRGQIGGVFIVAAVVAFGIECAQLLVPGRTAALLDVLANAGGAALGGWVLAPLAMPVVDQITRTGLSIVQRVPAIVAVGGMVVWLVSAGWAQLHWQRATLPVNWSERYTFQIGAASDGRRFWPGYVGFVALYDRAFDQADAQAVLTPDNAFARAPLLAYDFTHYPPVQAGPLVRPLVVQGKPTFTTEGVGVGYQRWLASTEPLSGVAGAVARSRAFTLVAQVAPHEPTRATEGLMINYGRQIDAHNISLIQAGSDLLVRMRLPFTRPVDDRPPLRFADVFHDAQPRVVAFSYDGVVARLFVDGQLHRQWYAFGPGEVLVNRLFPVQSHQIGGWSSVLAVGLSMPLVLVGLPWRDRRWWMWLPALVGPLIVGSASAVVAVQPLSSVMMVSGEVTVLIGSIVLRWLTKPWS; this is translated from the coding sequence ATGAGCCGTTGGTGTGACGCTCGTGATCCCCGCTTGGTGCGGTACGGGGTAGCGCTGTTGCTCCCCGTGCTGGTCGGAATCTTCAGCCTGACATTGTATCCCTTCGATTTTTCCGATCCGTGGCCGCCCCAACCCTGGTACGTTTTGGGGTTTGGGTTCAGCCATGGTGTGGATATGCTGCAAAACGTCATCCTGTTTGTGCCACTGGGGGTGGCGTTGTCTTGGGTATTGGCCGGATTCGGGATGGGGCGACGCGGTCAGATTGGTGGGGTGTTTATTGTAGCCGCTGTGGTGGCATTCGGTATCGAGTGCGCGCAACTACTCGTCCCCGGTCGTACTGCTGCGCTGCTTGATGTGTTGGCGAATGCCGGTGGTGCAGCGTTGGGTGGATGGGTGCTGGCCCCCTTGGCGATGCCGGTGGTTGATCAGATCACTCGGACCGGCTTATCGATCGTTCAACGTGTGCCGGCGATAGTTGCGGTCGGTGGAATGGTGGTCTGGCTGGTCAGTGCTGGCTGGGCGCAGCTCCATTGGCAGCGGGCGACGTTGCCGGTCAATTGGTCGGAGCGCTACACGTTTCAGATCGGAGCGGCGAGCGATGGTCGTCGCTTTTGGCCGGGGTATGTCGGGTTTGTCGCCCTGTACGACCGCGCCTTTGATCAGGCTGATGCCCAAGCGGTGCTGACGCCGGACAACGCTTTTGCTCGTGCCCCGCTACTCGCCTACGATTTTACCCACTATCCGCCGGTACAGGCTGGGCCTTTGGTGCGTCCTCTGGTTGTGCAAGGCAAACCGACCTTTACCACGGAGGGAGTGGGTGTGGGCTACCAACGTTGGCTGGCAAGTACTGAACCGCTGAGCGGTGTAGCCGGGGCTGTTGCTCGGTCGCGGGCCTTCACCCTTGTGGCGCAGGTTGCACCCCATGAGCCGACTCGTGCGACCGAAGGCTTGATGATCAATTATGGTCGGCAAATTGATGCCCACAACATCAGTCTGATCCAGGCAGGGTCTGATCTGTTAGTTCGGATGCGCTTACCGTTTACCCGTCCGGTTGATGATCGACCACCGTTACGGTTTGCCGATGTGTTTCACGATGCGCAACCGCGGGTAGTGGCATTTAGTTACGATGGCGTCGTCGCCCGTTTGTTTGTCGACGGGCAACTCCACCGGCAGTGGTATGCCTTCGGGCCGGGGGAAGTACTGGTGAACCGTCTCTTTCCGGTGCAGTCGCATCAGATCGGTGGTTGGAGTAGTGTGCTAGCGGTGGGGTTGAGTATGCCGTTAGTACTGGTTGGCTTGCCGTGGCGCGATCGGCGGTGGTGGATGTGGCTGCCGGCGCTAGTCGGGCCATTAATCGTCGGTAGTGCATCGGCGGTGGTGGCCGTCCAACCGCTAAGTAGTGTGATGATGGTGAGCGGTGAGGTTACGGTACTAATCGGAAGCATCGTCCTGCGTTGGCTGACCAAACCTTGGTCGTAA
- a CDS encoding ABC transporter ATP-binding protein, which yields MQYAIRARDLAKQYRIGAIKQRNVGYITLRDAIVERLRGRGGASATTELWALDGVSFDIHQGEVVGIIGRNGAGKSTLLKVLSRITEPTRGRAELYGRVASLLEVGTGFHPELTGRENIYLNGAILGMRKREIDRNFDAIVHFAEVEKFIDTPVKFYSSGMYVRLAFAVAAHLEPEILIVDEVLAVGDARFQKKCLNKMQDVGQQGRTVLFVSHSMQSILRMCQRAILLNQGKVIADGPAQQVVSVYLGKGAHSIAERVWPDRKTAPGGEVAYLQAVRVRDSDGDVADTIDIRTPVTIELEFVVVSGGYILMPHIRLYNDDNVAVFTSLDLDPTWRRRPRPPGRYRAQVTIPGNFLAEGSFYVEAALTTLEPPVKQFAERDAVAFQVIDSLDGDTARGDWAGSLSGVVRPILPWTTTYEPLV from the coding sequence ATGCAATACGCAATCCGTGCCCGTGATTTAGCAAAACAGTACCGGATCGGTGCGATCAAACAACGCAATGTAGGCTATATCACGCTCCGTGATGCCATTGTTGAGCGATTGCGCGGACGAGGTGGGGCCTCTGCTACTACCGAGCTGTGGGCGCTCGATGGGGTGTCATTCGATATTCACCAAGGCGAAGTGGTTGGGATTATTGGGCGGAATGGCGCCGGCAAGAGTACGTTGCTCAAGGTTCTCTCGCGGATCACCGAGCCGACGCGCGGGCGGGCTGAGTTGTACGGGCGCGTGGCCTCGTTGCTCGAAGTGGGGACCGGTTTTCATCCCGAATTGACCGGGCGCGAAAATATTTATCTCAATGGTGCCATTCTGGGTATGCGCAAGCGCGAGATCGATCGCAACTTCGATGCGATTGTCCACTTCGCCGAAGTCGAGAAGTTTATCGATACGCCGGTGAAGTTTTATTCATCCGGTATGTACGTGCGTTTGGCATTTGCCGTCGCTGCTCACCTTGAACCCGAAATCCTCATCGTTGATGAGGTGTTGGCCGTCGGTGATGCCCGCTTCCAAAAGAAGTGCCTCAACAAGATGCAAGATGTCGGTCAGCAAGGTCGTACCGTGCTCTTTGTTTCGCACAGTATGCAGTCAATTTTGCGCATGTGCCAGCGTGCGATCTTGCTCAATCAGGGGAAGGTGATCGCCGATGGGCCGGCTCAGCAGGTGGTCAGTGTATACCTTGGGAAAGGTGCTCATTCGATAGCCGAACGAGTCTGGCCGGATCGGAAGACGGCGCCGGGTGGTGAGGTCGCGTACTTGCAAGCAGTGCGGGTGCGCGATAGCGATGGTGATGTCGCCGACACCATTGATATTCGTACTCCGGTGACGATTGAGCTTGAGTTTGTGGTTGTGAGCGGTGGTTATATCTTGATGCCACATATCCGTCTCTACAACGATGATAATGTGGCGGTCTTTACCAGTCTTGACCTTGATCCGACATGGCGACGACGGCCCCGTCCTCCTGGCCGGTATCGCGCACAGGTGACAATCCCCGGCAATTTTCTCGCCGAAGGTTCGTTTTATGTGGAGGCTGCATTAACGACGCTCGAACCGCCGGTCAAGCAGTTTGCCGAACGTGATGCCGTCGCGTTTCAGGTGATCGACAGCCTCGATGGTGATACGGCTCGGGGGGACTGGGCCGGTAGTTTGTCGGGTGTCGTGCGGCCTATTCTTCCGTGGACGACAACCTATGAGCCGTTGGTGTGA
- a CDS encoding ABC transporter permease has product MATLEPPTTTPLINSSALSTEYTQTPTIIEPRKGWWQLNWRDLWAYRELLFFLVWRDVKVRYKQTLLGASWAIIQPVLQLVVFTIIFGRLAGVNTNGIPYPLFNLAGLLPWQFFANTVGQAANSLVGSASIVRKVYFPRLAIPTASVLAGVVDFGLSFLILLALMIWYRWLPTPAVFLLPLFLVLAMITALGVGFWLSAINARYRDVRHATPFLVQLWLFATPVVYPSNLIEGYWQVVYALNPMVGVVEGFRWALIGTQPPSLLMLVSVTMAVMIFFSGLIYFQAVERKFADII; this is encoded by the coding sequence ATGGCAACATTGGAACCGCCTACTACAACACCGTTGATCAATTCATCCGCATTATCGACTGAATACACTCAAACCCCAACTATTATTGAACCGCGCAAAGGTTGGTGGCAGCTCAATTGGCGTGATCTGTGGGCGTATCGTGAATTGCTCTTCTTTCTCGTGTGGCGGGATGTCAAAGTCCGCTACAAACAGACTCTGTTAGGGGCAAGTTGGGCGATTATTCAACCGGTGCTCCAACTTGTCGTGTTTACCATTATCTTTGGACGGTTGGCCGGTGTGAATACAAACGGCATTCCCTACCCACTGTTCAATCTGGCCGGGCTGTTGCCGTGGCAGTTTTTTGCGAATACCGTTGGTCAAGCAGCGAACAGTCTCGTTGGCAGTGCCAGTATCGTGCGGAAGGTCTATTTTCCGCGACTGGCCATTCCAACTGCCAGTGTCTTGGCCGGCGTTGTGGATTTTGGTTTGTCGTTCCTGATCTTGCTCGCGTTGATGATCTGGTATCGGTGGCTACCAACACCGGCTGTGTTCCTCTTGCCACTCTTCCTTGTGCTGGCGATGATCACGGCGCTTGGCGTTGGGTTTTGGCTTTCAGCGATTAATGCTCGCTATCGAGATGTACGCCATGCCACCCCGTTTCTCGTTCAGCTTTGGCTCTTCGCTACGCCGGTAGTCTATCCAAGTAACCTCATCGAAGGGTATTGGCAAGTAGTCTACGCGCTTAACCCAATGGTTGGGGTAGTGGAAGGGTTTCGTTGGGCGTTGATCGGGACGCAACCGCCGAGTTTGTTAATGCTGGTTTCAGTTACGATGGCGGTCATGATCTTCTTTTCCGGTTTGATCTATTTTCAGGCGGTTGAACGCAAGTTTGCCGATATTATCTAG
- a CDS encoding xanthine dehydrogenase family protein molybdopterin-binding subunit — protein MAYAALIGAEVKRREDPRLIRGQGTYVSDLRLPGMLYVAIARSPYTHARIIAIDKAAALAMPDVVAVYTGTDLLACCQPLPLASSGEGGGGPQRYTGRTRYVLAVERVRHAGEAVAAVIARTPEAALDAALALPIEWEPLPAVVDPLTAIAPDAPIIFDGLPDNIDHRRRRQKGDVEAAFATAHRVIRQRMVNQRLLGFPMEGRAVVAAPDPANDGVTVWTSTQTPHQVRGEIAKVVGLDENRVRVIAPDVGGGFGVKIGIYPEEALLAALARQLNTPLRWIEHRLEHVQATTHGRGQVCDVEAAVTADGEVTALRMQIVADLGAYPLAPGLPDLTTAMAIGVYKIPAVDLEAICVYTNTTPVAAYRGAGRPEAAYYIERLMDLIAAELHIDPAEVRRRNFIPPDAFPYKTPTGLTYDSGEYDRALTKALTLSRYEQLRAEQAARRAADDRMLLGIGIACYVEMCGFGPYESAQIKVEPSGTVTVTTGISPHGQGTATTFAQIVADQIGADFERIVVKHSDTAITPMGIGTMGSRSLAVGGAALVRAATKVREKARQIAAAMLEASVADIELHEGRYRVRGVPDRALTLTEIARRAYSNKLPPDLDPGLEAVDYFRPPDLIYPFGAHVAVVEVDRETGHVRIREYYSVDDCGPRISPLIVTGQVHGGLAQGIAQALLEEVVYDANGQLLSGTLMDYALPRADFFPPFTVDKTETPTPLNPLGVKGIGEAATIGSTPAIANAVIDALAPFGVRHLDIPLRSEKIWRAIHGR, from the coding sequence ATGGCTTATGCAGCCCTGATTGGCGCAGAAGTGAAACGCCGCGAAGATCCGCGTCTCATCCGGGGTCAGGGCACGTATGTGAGCGATTTGCGTCTACCGGGGATGTTATACGTTGCCATTGCCCGTAGTCCGTATACCCACGCCCGGATTATCGCCATCGACAAAGCTGCCGCGCTGGCGATGCCTGATGTCGTAGCCGTCTATACCGGCACCGACCTGCTCGCTTGTTGTCAGCCATTGCCGTTGGCCAGCTCAGGCGAAGGCGGCGGCGGGCCACAGCGCTACACGGGCCGCACTCGCTATGTGCTGGCGGTAGAGCGGGTGCGTCACGCCGGTGAAGCGGTCGCCGCAGTGATCGCCCGGACGCCAGAAGCCGCGCTCGATGCCGCGCTTGCCTTGCCCATTGAATGGGAGCCACTACCGGCAGTGGTTGATCCGCTCACCGCAATTGCCCCCGACGCCCCGATCATCTTCGATGGTCTGCCTGACAATATTGACCACCGTCGTCGCCGGCAAAAGGGTGATGTCGAGGCCGCCTTCGCCACTGCTCATCGGGTTATCCGCCAACGAATGGTCAATCAACGTCTGCTCGGTTTCCCGATGGAAGGACGCGCAGTGGTTGCTGCGCCCGACCCCGCTAACGATGGTGTGACGGTATGGACGAGTACGCAGACCCCGCACCAGGTGCGTGGCGAGATCGCTAAAGTGGTCGGCCTTGACGAGAATCGGGTGCGCGTGATTGCGCCTGATGTCGGCGGTGGCTTCGGGGTTAAGATCGGTATCTACCCCGAAGAGGCGCTGCTGGCAGCGCTAGCCCGTCAGCTTAATACACCATTGCGTTGGATCGAACACCGCCTCGAACATGTACAGGCAACGACTCACGGACGCGGGCAAGTGTGCGATGTCGAGGCTGCCGTTACCGCTGATGGCGAAGTGACTGCGCTGCGTATGCAGATCGTAGCCGATCTCGGCGCTTATCCTCTCGCCCCCGGTCTACCCGATCTGACCACTGCCATGGCTATTGGCGTCTACAAAATCCCTGCCGTCGATCTGGAAGCAATTTGTGTTTATACCAATACCACACCGGTCGCTGCCTACCGTGGTGCGGGTCGGCCCGAAGCTGCGTACTATATCGAACGACTGATGGATCTGATTGCCGCTGAATTGCATATCGATCCCGCCGAGGTTCGTCGCCGTAACTTCATTCCCCCCGACGCCTTCCCGTACAAGACGCCGACCGGCCTGACGTATGATAGCGGCGAGTACGATCGCGCCCTGACTAAAGCTTTGACATTATCGCGATACGAACAGTTACGCGCCGAACAAGCTGCCCGCCGCGCCGCTGATGACCGGATGTTGCTCGGCATCGGGATTGCCTGTTATGTCGAGATGTGCGGCTTCGGCCCCTACGAAAGCGCTCAAATCAAGGTCGAACCGAGCGGTACGGTGACGGTGACGACCGGCATCTCGCCGCACGGTCAGGGCACTGCCACCACCTTCGCCCAGATCGTCGCCGACCAGATCGGGGCTGACTTTGAGCGGATTGTGGTTAAGCACAGCGACACCGCGATCACGCCGATGGGTATCGGGACGATGGGGTCACGGTCGTTGGCCGTTGGTGGCGCAGCGCTCGTGCGGGCAGCGACAAAGGTACGCGAGAAAGCACGCCAGATTGCGGCAGCCATGCTTGAAGCTAGTGTGGCCGATATTGAACTGCACGAGGGTCGCTATCGGGTACGCGGCGTGCCCGACCGTGCCCTGACCCTAACCGAGATTGCCCGTCGCGCCTACAGTAACAAACTCCCGCCAGACCTCGATCCCGGTTTGGAAGCGGTCGATTACTTCCGTCCACCCGACCTGATCTATCCCTTTGGCGCGCACGTCGCCGTGGTCGAAGTCGATCGCGAAACCGGCCACGTTCGCATCCGCGAGTACTACTCGGTTGATGATTGCGGGCCGCGCATTAGCCCACTGATCGTTACCGGTCAGGTGCATGGTGGGTTGGCCCAAGGTATTGCTCAAGCGCTCCTCGAAGAGGTCGTGTACGACGCAAACGGCCAATTGCTCAGTGGTACCCTGATGGATTACGCCTTACCGCGCGCCGACTTCTTCCCACCCTTCACAGTTGATAAGACCGAAACGCCGACTCCGCTCAACCCGCTCGGCGTCAAGGGTATCGGTGAAGCGGCAACCATTGGTTCAACACCGGCTATTGCGAACGCGGTGATCGACGCACTCGCACCGTTTGGCGTGCGCCATCTTGATATTCCACTCCGCTCAGAAAAGATCTGGCGAGCAATCCACGGCCGATAA
- a CDS encoding molybdopterin molybdotransferase MoeA, translated as MSVLIRESPYPMVSIADATAMIMERAQPLGSEEIDALTALGRVLANDITAPEDIPDVPKSAMDGYALRAGDSLAPRRVVGELTAGGPSTVTLGPGEATRIMTGAPMPPGADAMIPVEMTEERDGMLYIQRELKPGDYVHVVGQDVARGQTVLTAGTTIGAPEIGILATLGITRITAYRRPRVAVLATGDEVVEPSELRPGGAVRDSNRYTLMAAVREAGCEPISLGIARDDIAVQRQAILRGLEQADVLITSGGVSMGTRDLIKPLLAELGTVHFGRIAFKPGKPTTFATVNGKLVFGLPGFPVSSLVSFEVFVRPALRALQGDARPFRPQVTVTLGQPVRPSPDRPEYQRIIVSFQEGKLVAVTTGSQNSSRLLSLRGANGLLLVPAGDTVYPAGSTLPALLTGPLIGEGTTW; from the coding sequence ATGTCTGTGCTCATTCGTGAGTCACCATACCCGATGGTGAGCATCGCCGATGCTACGGCGATGATTATGGAGCGTGCCCAACCGCTTGGTAGTGAAGAGATCGATGCTCTCACCGCGCTAGGCCGAGTATTGGCAAACGATATTACCGCACCGGAAGACATTCCCGATGTACCAAAATCGGCAATGGACGGCTATGCCCTCCGTGCCGGTGATAGCCTTGCCCCGCGCCGCGTCGTGGGTGAATTGACCGCCGGTGGACCGTCAACTGTAACACTCGGCCCCGGCGAAGCAACCCGGATTATGACCGGCGCACCGATGCCGCCCGGTGCCGATGCCATGATCCCGGTAGAAATGACCGAAGAGCGTGACGGCATGCTCTATATTCAGCGCGAACTAAAACCCGGCGATTACGTGCATGTGGTCGGGCAAGATGTTGCACGGGGGCAGACGGTACTTACCGCCGGCACAACCATCGGCGCACCCGAAATTGGCATCCTCGCAACCCTCGGTATCACCCGCATCACCGCTTATCGTCGCCCGCGCGTTGCCGTCCTCGCTACCGGTGATGAGGTGGTCGAACCGAGTGAGTTGCGCCCTGGCGGTGCCGTGCGTGATAGCAACCGGTATACACTTATGGCTGCGGTGCGCGAAGCCGGCTGTGAACCGATTTCACTCGGTATTGCCCGCGATGACATTGCCGTCCAGCGCCAAGCCATCTTGCGTGGCCTTGAGCAGGCCGATGTCTTGATTACCAGCGGCGGCGTCAGTATGGGTACCCGCGACCTCATCAAGCCCCTGCTCGCCGAACTCGGCACGGTTCACTTTGGCCGCATCGCCTTCAAACCGGGCAAACCCACCACTTTCGCCACGGTGAACGGCAAACTCGTCTTTGGCCTGCCGGGCTTTCCGGTCTCATCATTAGTGTCGTTTGAAGTGTTTGTCCGTCCGGCGCTGCGCGCGCTGCAAGGTGATGCACGGCCGTTCCGCCCGCAGGTTACCGTCACCCTAGGCCAACCGGTACGGCCTTCACCTGACCGACCCGAATACCAGCGCATCATTGTTTCGTTCCAGGAAGGGAAGCTGGTCGCCGTCACAACCGGAAGCCAAAATAGTTCGCGTCTGCTCTCACTGCGTGGCGCTAATGGTCTACTCCTTGTCCCGGCCGGAGACACCGTCTATCCGGCAGGTAGCACCTTGCCCGCCCTGCTGACCGGCCCGTTGATCGGAGAAGGAACTACATGGTGA
- the aroB gene encoding 3-dehydroquinate synthase: MTTTLTVTTSTTQYPVIVGAGVLATLGDRLTELGLRGTLWLVADEHLAAVAEQTTTMLQAAGYRVHTITVPSGETSKSFTELHRLYDWMIENGIERRDAVLALGGGVIGDLAGFAAATILRGVALVQLPSTLLAMVDAAVGGKTGINHPLGKNLIGAFHQPRLVLADTNLLATLPPRELRAGWAEVIKHGVIRDASLFTALEDLAATRGWNAAHPAGWNAADAELTTYLTEIIARAVAVKVAVVSNDEFERGERITLNYGHTIGHAIEQLLGYRLLHGECVAIGMDAAARIAVALGLCPPALVERQRALLAAYGLTVTIPDETDHTAILRLITRDKKVQAGKVRWVLPTTIGQVVVRSDVPIEVIEQVLSSSAG; encoded by the coding sequence ATGACAACTACGCTCACCGTCACTACCAGCACGACCCAGTATCCGGTGATTGTCGGCGCCGGCGTACTGGCGACCCTCGGCGACCGGCTCACCGAGCTAGGACTACGCGGTACGCTCTGGCTGGTCGCCGACGAACATCTAGCAGCCGTCGCCGAGCAGACTACGACAATGCTACAGGCCGCCGGTTATCGCGTCCACACCATCACCGTCCCTTCTGGAGAAACGAGCAAATCGTTCACCGAACTACACCGGCTCTACGATTGGATGATCGAGAACGGCATCGAACGACGTGACGCCGTGCTTGCGCTTGGTGGTGGTGTGATCGGCGATCTGGCCGGCTTTGCTGCGGCTACCATCTTGCGCGGTGTGGCTCTTGTACAATTACCGAGCACTCTTTTGGCGATGGTCGATGCTGCGGTCGGCGGCAAAACCGGAATTAATCACCCATTGGGCAAAAACCTGATCGGTGCGTTTCACCAACCCCGGCTGGTGCTGGCCGACACCAACCTGCTGGCGACACTGCCGCCCCGTGAGTTACGCGCCGGTTGGGCAGAGGTGATCAAACACGGGGTCATTCGCGACGCCAGCCTGTTTACCGCCCTCGAAGATCTTGCCGCTACCCGCGGATGGAACGCCGCGCATCCCGCCGGATGGAACGCTGCCGATGCAGAACTCACCACTTATCTGACCGAGATCATTGCTCGTGCCGTCGCGGTGAAAGTTGCTGTGGTCTCGAACGATGAGTTCGAGCGCGGTGAACGGATCACGCTCAACTATGGGCATACCATCGGCCACGCTATCGAACAACTGCTCGGCTACCGCCTACTGCACGGCGAATGCGTCGCGATTGGGATGGATGCAGCAGCGCGGATTGCCGTCGCTCTCGGTCTGTGTCCACCCGCATTGGTAGAACGACAGCGCGCCCTGCTTGCAGCCTACGGCCTCACCGTTACGATACCGGACGAGACTGACCACACTGCGATTCTGCGTCTCATCACGCGCGACAAGAAGGTACAGGCCGGGAAAGTACGGTGGGTCTTGCCGACGACCATCGGGCAGGTGGTTGTACGCAGCGACGTACCTATCGAGGTGATCGAACAGGTATTATCATCGTCGGCGGGATAG
- a CDS encoding lycopene cyclase family protein: MDYDYIIAGAGAAGLSLAYHLGQSPLAGHSILLVDPNAVRRNDRTWCFWEVGTGPFEAVVSRRWDYLWLYDESWSARLAIAPYQYKLIQGIDFYRYVDDWIAQRPQITRLQGTIDRFIELPDGVAVVVGGKTYTARFGFNSVYRPTPTPPGYHSWLQHFKGWVITTPRPVFDAEAATFMDFRIPQVGDVRFGYVLPFDTYTALVEYTIFSPQLVSQAEYEAGLQRYIADQLGIDRYEITHVEYGVIPMSDVPLPLRPSPHVLNIGTAGGMSKPSTGYTFQRIQWQVRQIVESLLRNGHPFYKPPRFNRHALMDSVLLNVLDAGRTPGHRFFANLFRHNPIQRVLRFLDEETTLAEDLALMSTVEITPFMVAALAVAWGRMSALGRRELEMG; this comes from the coding sequence ATGGATTACGACTACATCATTGCCGGCGCAGGTGCTGCCGGTTTGAGTTTAGCTTATCATCTTGGTCAGAGTCCGTTAGCCGGTCATTCAATCCTTTTAGTAGACCCCAATGCTGTCCGACGCAATGATCGCACATGGTGTTTTTGGGAGGTGGGTACCGGCCCGTTTGAGGCTGTGGTATCCCGGCGTTGGGATTATCTCTGGCTGTACGATGAGAGTTGGTCGGCGCGGTTGGCGATTGCCCCGTATCAGTATAAGTTGATCCAGGGAATTGATTTTTATCGCTACGTTGACGATTGGATCGCGCAACGACCGCAGATCACCCGCTTACAGGGGACTATTGATCGGTTTATCGAGTTGCCCGACGGTGTAGCTGTCGTTGTTGGTGGTAAGACGTACACCGCGCGGTTTGGTTTTAATAGCGTGTATCGCCCCACTCCTACGCCACCCGGTTATCACTCGTGGCTGCAACATTTTAAAGGATGGGTCATCACTACGCCTCGTCCGGTGTTTGATGCCGAAGCCGCTACTTTTATGGACTTCCGCATTCCACAGGTTGGTGATGTCCGGTTTGGCTATGTCTTACCGTTCGATACCTATACTGCGCTCGTCGAATATACTATCTTCTCACCCCAACTCGTCAGCCAGGCCGAATACGAAGCCGGTTTGCAGCGGTACATTGCCGATCAACTCGGTATTGACCGCTATGAGATTACGCACGTCGAGTATGGCGTCATCCCGATGAGTGATGTGCCGTTGCCGCTGCGCCCTAGCCCTCATGTGCTCAATATCGGTACCGCAGGGGGGATGAGTAAGCCATCGACCGGCTACACCTTCCAGCGTATTCAGTGGCAGGTGCGCCAGATTGTCGAGAGTCTGCTACGGAATGGGCATCCGTTCTACAAGCCGCCACGCTTCAACCGGCATGCACTGATGGATAGCGTGCTGCTTAACGTGCTCGATGCCGGACGCACGCCGGGGCATCGTTTCTTCGCCAATCTGTTCCGTCATAACCCGATCCAGCGCGTACTTCGCTTCCTCGATGAGGAGACGACACTTGCTGAGGATTTGGCCTTGATGTCAACGGTGGAGATTACGCCGTTTATGGTTGCGGCGTTGGCGGTGGCGTGGGGGCGTATGAGTGCGTTGGGGCGGCGTGAGTTGGAGATGGGGTGA
- a CDS encoding OsmC family protein codes for MGSVINASVRLREGLHFTAVADSGRPIELDSPHEGKSDLAGPSPMETVLMALSGCTAMDVISILRKKRQPVTGLEVRAQGTRGDEYPKPYTEIELVYRCSGNVEPAALERAIELSRERYCPVWRMLGATVTIRYRYEIVPSLDEAN; via the coding sequence ATGGGATCAGTCATCAATGCCAGTGTCCGCTTACGCGAAGGTCTGCACTTCACCGCCGTTGCCGACTCAGGCCGCCCGATCGAACTCGATAGCCCGCACGAAGGGAAGAGCGATCTCGCCGGACCTTCACCGATGGAAACTGTCTTGATGGCGCTGTCCGGTTGTACCGCAATGGACGTCATTAGCATTTTGCGCAAGAAGCGTCAGCCGGTTACCGGCCTTGAAGTGCGGGCACAAGGTACACGAGGCGATGAGTATCCAAAACCCTACACCGAAATCGAACTGGTATACCGCTGCTCTGGCAATGTCGAGCCGGCGGCACTCGAACGCGCCATCGAGCTGTCACGCGAACGTTACTGCCCGGTTTGGCGCATGCTCGGTGCGACTGTCACCATTCGCTATCGTTACGAGATTGTACCATCGTTGGATGAAGCGAATTAA